A part of Planctomycetota bacterium genomic DNA contains:
- a CDS encoding serine/threonine-protein kinase, with amino-acid sequence MSAAETITMTRTPTRATAAGTEEGPPTPVEIPARLGSVSLVREIGKGGMGVVWLGRHEMLHQDVAVKFLLNAVCSDDDPHFAMFLEGARAAAALRHEGLNPVLNADVVAGVPFIVMEYVDGPTLAHVMEPQTPFPLAAARVVLEAACEAVAVLHEHGVVHRDIKPANILLAQNGAPVLTDFGLACARPVSSLKGARVEGVAGTPEYMAPEMFERAVSPRSDVYAMGVMMYELLTGHLPFEGDLGALREAHARAEMPLDPVRAIHPALADVIERACAKNTMFRTKSARHLRMALDGAFAQVDAMLANRARGEADLAAMVAKRHANKAAGIATPTPQAGATYYDRLSTIAQKRKSDVPQPEAAAGDGLADSVPEGTVCVRCGTAVGGLSMTARCPSCLLLVKYSTDPALYEELVRAAPRADTTPSSRAATPRNPEAERPPAPERDANSAEGGFLSRLWKRLGG; translated from the coding sequence ACCCGCACGCCCACGCGGGCGACGGCGGCGGGCACCGAGGAGGGACCCCCGACCCCGGTCGAGATCCCCGCCCGCCTCGGCAGCGTCAGCCTCGTCCGCGAGATCGGCAAGGGCGGCATGGGCGTCGTGTGGCTGGGGCGGCACGAGATGCTGCACCAGGACGTCGCCGTCAAGTTCCTGCTCAACGCCGTCTGCAGCGACGATGACCCGCACTTCGCGATGTTCCTGGAAGGGGCGCGGGCCGCGGCGGCGCTCCGGCACGAGGGGCTCAACCCGGTGCTCAACGCCGACGTCGTCGCCGGCGTCCCGTTCATCGTGATGGAGTACGTCGACGGGCCCACGCTGGCCCACGTCATGGAGCCCCAGACCCCCTTTCCGTTGGCGGCGGCGCGCGTGGTGCTGGAGGCGGCGTGCGAGGCCGTCGCGGTGCTGCACGAGCACGGGGTCGTGCACCGGGACATCAAGCCGGCGAACATCCTCCTGGCCCAGAACGGCGCGCCCGTGCTGACCGACTTCGGCCTGGCGTGCGCGCGGCCCGTGTCGTCGCTGAAGGGGGCGCGCGTCGAGGGCGTCGCGGGCACGCCCGAGTACATGGCCCCCGAGATGTTCGAGCGGGCGGTGTCGCCCCGGTCCGACGTCTACGCGATGGGCGTGATGATGTACGAACTGCTCACGGGGCACCTGCCCTTCGAGGGCGACCTGGGCGCGCTGCGCGAGGCGCACGCGCGGGCGGAGATGCCCCTGGACCCCGTGCGGGCCATCCACCCGGCGCTGGCGGACGTGATCGAGCGGGCGTGCGCGAAAAACACGATGTTCCGCACGAAGTCGGCGCGCCACCTGCGCATGGCCCTCGACGGCGCGTTCGCGCAGGTCGACGCGATGCTGGCCAACCGTGCGCGGGGCGAAGCGGACCTTGCGGCGATGGTGGCGAAGCGTCACGCGAACAAGGCCGCGGGAATCGCGACCCCGACGCCCCAGGCGGGCGCGACGTACTACGACCGCCTGAGCACGATCGCGCAGAAGCGAAAGAGCGACGTGCCCCAGCCCGAGGCGGCGGCGGGGGACGGACTGGCCGACAGCGTGCCGGAGGGCACTGTGTGCGTGCGCTGCGGGACGGCGGTGGGCGGGCTGAGCATGACGGCCCGGTGCCCGTCGTGCCTGCTGCTCGTGAAGTACTCCACCGACCCGGCGCTGTATGAAGAACTTGTCCGGGCCGCGCCACGGGCGGACACGACCCCGTCCTCGCGGGCGGCG